From Lolium perenne isolate Kyuss_39 chromosome 5, Kyuss_2.0, whole genome shotgun sequence, a single genomic window includes:
- the LOC127300176 gene encoding uncharacterized protein, with amino-acid sequence MEPVNTKFYQLGNGGSLIFEHDLNALSDHLGRPHPEFHGSQIANQPGGELQWIITADLRGKMEPPTSERILFSFMESNWLDGLARGLQEGLARLCGMSGEALQHPRFSHLARRNSAGEPMDMSSHPQLKHHVEHLDFMLYHTQQDLDHSREYANQTHARIIEQGDCIKMLAKDRRTLRQQRAKKDATIDRLRAKIAALEATVKAQEEQMKKMEEDGEDIQGGSNYLSDDDDFEEDENTEGEDYDFLDDEDDEHTPIDVDEEEE; translated from the coding sequence atggagcccgtgaacacgaagttttaccagcttgggaatgggggaagcttgatcttcgagcacgacctcaacgccctgtccgaccaccttggtcgcccgcaccccgagttccacggatcgcagatcgcgaaccagccaggaggcgaactgcagtggatcatcaccgctgacttgaggggcaagatggagcctcccacttctgagaggatcctcttctccttcatggagagcaactggctggacggacttgcccgcggccttcaggagggactcgcacgcttgtgcgggatgagcggggaggcactccagcaccctcgcttttcccacctcgcgaggcgtaactctgctggagaacccatggacatgtcatcgcacccgcagctgaagcaccacgtagagcatctcgacttcatgctgtaccacacgcagcaggatctcgaccactcccgtgagtacgccaaccagactcacgcccgcatcatcgagcaaggcgactgcatcaagatgctcgccaaggaccgcaggactctccgccagcagcgcgcgaAGAAAGATGCCACCATcgaccgcctccgcgcgaagatcgcagcacttgaggccactgtcaaggcccaggaggagcagatgaagaagatggaggaagatggagaagacattcagggaggaagcaactacctgagtgacgacgacgacttcgaggaggatgagaacaccgagggggaagactacgacttcctggatgacgaggatgatgaacacacccccatcgatgttgatgaggaggaggagtag